A stretch of the Halorussus salinus genome encodes the following:
- a CDS encoding 50S ribosomal protein L37ae codes for MAENTKSRTGSAGRFGARYGRVSRKRVADIESDMNADHTCPDCGTDDVDRQGTGIWQCSSCGYKFAGGTYRPETPAGRTVTRSIRAALGEDEE; via the coding sequence ATGGCCGAAAACACGAAGAGCCGAACCGGAAGCGCCGGACGCTTCGGCGCGCGATACGGCCGCGTCTCCCGCAAGCGCGTCGCCGACATCGAGAGCGACATGAACGCCGACCACACCTGCCCCGACTGCGGTACCGACGACGTGGACCGGCAGGGAACCGGTATTTGGCAGTGCAGTAGTTGCGGCTACAAGTTCGCGGGCGGGACCTACCGCCCCGAGACGCCCGCGGGCCGGACGGTCACGCGCTCCATCCGTGCCGCGCTCGGCGAAGACGAAGAATGA
- a CDS encoding DNA-directed RNA polymerase subunit P: MSYKCSRCKRDVELDEYGGVRCPYCGHRVLLKERSRDVKEVEVH, translated from the coding sequence ATGAGCTACAAGTGTTCGCGGTGTAAGCGCGACGTGGAACTCGACGAGTACGGCGGCGTCCGCTGTCCGTACTGCGGCCACCGCGTCCTCCTGAAGGAGCGGAGCCGCGACGTGAAGGAAGTCGAAGTCCACTAG
- a CDS encoding KEOPS complex subunit Pcc1, with amino-acid sequence MGDFSNDSSRPHDATLRFGYESPGRARVVARAVAREVGEIDGDRSAATVERDGDSVVVRVVADDLVALRAGCNTWGSLVEVAERTSELA; translated from the coding sequence ATGGGCGACTTTTCTAACGACTCGTCCCGACCGCACGACGCCACGCTCCGATTCGGGTACGAGTCGCCCGGCCGTGCCCGCGTCGTGGCCCGCGCCGTCGCCCGAGAAGTCGGCGAAATCGACGGCGACCGCTCGGCGGCGACGGTCGAGCGCGACGGCGATTCGGTAGTCGTCCGCGTCGTCGCCGACGACCTCGTGGCGCTCCGCGCTGGCTGTAACACGTGGGGGTCGCTGGTCGAAGTCGCCGAGCGAACGTCGGAGTTGGCGTAG
- a CDS encoding prefoldin subunit beta — translation MQGNLPPEAQEKLEELQDLQETAQQVAAQKNQAETQLNEAETALDELEDIDEDTTMYREVGELFVETGYDEAQDDLDEKVDSLEIRVETLEKQEERVQEQFESLQSELQNMLGGGGGPGGPQGPGMGGGAGGA, via the coding sequence ATGCAGGGTAACCTACCACCGGAAGCACAAGAGAAACTCGAAGAACTGCAGGACCTTCAGGAGACCGCACAGCAGGTCGCCGCCCAGAAGAACCAAGCCGAGACTCAGCTCAACGAGGCCGAGACCGCTCTCGACGAACTGGAAGACATCGACGAGGACACCACGATGTACCGAGAGGTCGGCGAGCTGTTCGTCGAGACCGGCTACGACGAGGCTCAGGACGACCTCGACGAGAAGGTAGACAGCCTCGAAATCCGCGTCGAGACCCTCGAAAAGCAGGAGGAGCGCGTCCAAGAGCAGTTCGAGAGCCTCCAGTCCGAGCTTCAGAACATGCTCGGCGGCGGTGGCGGCCCCGGCGGCCCGCAGGGACCGGGCATGGGCGGCGGCGCTGGCGGCGCGTAA
- a CDS encoding DUF3194 domain-containing protein, with product MPTDDEVVQTAAEAAEGLIFARLKNSAVKDFDVTVEFEEGVLDVDVYLNAPEADDDEEIAEDAALAAQSAVDELFADAEE from the coding sequence ATGCCGACCGATGACGAAGTCGTGCAGACGGCCGCCGAGGCCGCCGAGGGACTCATCTTCGCTCGGTTGAAGAACTCGGCGGTGAAGGACTTCGACGTGACCGTCGAGTTCGAGGAGGGCGTCCTCGACGTGGACGTGTACCTCAACGCGCCCGAGGCCGACGACGACGAGGAGATAGCCGAGGACGCCGCACTGGCGGCCCAGTCTGCGGTAGACGAGTTGTTCGCCGACGCCGAGGAGTGA
- the pth2 gene encoding peptidyl-tRNA hydrolase Pth2, producing the protein MKQTIVARADIDMGQGKLAAQVAHASLSAYEETGTKARKRWKGGGQKKVVVKANGESELFELAEKARAEGIPHAIVRDAGHTQLDPGTVTALAVGPADDDLVDKVTGHLSLY; encoded by the coding sequence ATGAAACAGACCATCGTCGCCCGCGCCGACATCGACATGGGCCAAGGAAAGCTCGCCGCACAGGTCGCCCACGCCTCGCTGTCGGCCTACGAGGAGACCGGCACGAAAGCCCGCAAGCGCTGGAAGGGCGGAGGCCAGAAGAAAGTCGTCGTGAAAGCGAACGGCGAGAGCGAACTCTTCGAACTCGCCGAGAAGGCCCGCGCGGAGGGCATTCCCCACGCCATCGTCCGGGACGCGGGTCACACCCAACTCGACCCCGGCACGGTCACGGCGCTGGCGGTCGGTCCGGCCGACGACGACCTCGTGGACAAAGTGACCGGCCACCTCTCGCTGTACTGA